The segment TGTCTAAGCCCTAATGTCTAACGACAGATCGTGTCTTCCGAATTAGACTTTAGTGATTAGTCATTAGGCATTTCCGAATCCATTCCCTCGGTTGCGCTGCGGGCTAGTGTCGGAGTTACTTCGCTGGCAGCGATTTCTCTGACGTGGTGGCGCCGAAGATGTCGTTGAAGTAGCCGCGGCTTTGGGTGATTAGTTGTTGGTAGTCGGAGTTCTCGATCGCCAAGCCCATCAACTCGATGTCGAACGCTCCTTCGTAGCCGGCCGAGCGGAGCGCAGCGACGATCTCGCGCAGCGGCAGTTTGCCGCTGCCGAGCGGACGGCGATCAGGTTCCCCCATCGGGGCTTCATCGGCGTCGGCCAACTGCACCAGGGCCAAATGGGGCGCCGCCTTCTTCAACTGCTCGATCAGATTCTTTTCGCCGAACAGCTGATAAACGTCGGCCACGATTTTGAGATGAGCGCTATCGAACTTTTTCGTCAGTTCGATCGCGTCGGCCAGCGACTGCAGGAAGGTCCACTCGGCGCCGGCGGCGGGGTGCATCGGTTCGACGGCTAGCTGGATTCCATGCTCTTCCGCGAGCGGCAACAGTTCTCCCAAGGCCGACAGAAAGAGACGCCGGGCATGGTTTACCGTGTGACCGCCGCGCGAGCCGCTATGGACGACGAGGACCGGCGCTTGAAGTTCGGCCGCTTGTTCGATCGCCAGCTTACCGTCGCTGAGGGCGTCGGCGAAGGTACGGCCGTCGCTGCCGGTAAAACCGCCGGCCCAACTGAGCGCGACCGGCTTCAGGCCGTACTCTTCCAGGAGGTGCGCCCCTTTTTCGACGCCGTAGTCAACCAACTTCTGCCGCCAGACATGGATCCCGGGGATTCCGGCCTCGGCAATTCGTTGGGCATCGGTTTCAAAGGACCAACGAAACGTGGTGAGTTGATTGATCGCGAGAAGCGGCACGCGCATTGCCTCCGTGTAGTTAATAGGTCCGATCCTTCGGTTGGCGACTCAGAAAGTAATGGGCCAGTATAGAAGGCCGCATCGTCCTGTAAACCGCCGCTCCCTGGGGTGGTTGCTAGCGATGGAGGCGACTACTTCGTCAAATCCCACGCGTTCAGCCAGCGGGTCGACTGCGGCTGCAAACCGAAGTCTTCGACCAATCGACGATGCATGTCGGCGAAGTGCCCTGCGCCGTAGAAGACTCCGATCTTCTTTTTGCCGTCATTCAACTCCTGCCGCAGCACCTGAAACGCTTTGGCGTTCCGCTGCGAGATCAGGGTCGAGCCATTCTTCCCTTCGATGGCTCGCATCTGCCCTTCCATGTCGTCCATTTGCGAGGCGAAGAGCCGCTTCATCCGCAGTTGGCGATCATCCGCGAAGAGGGCCATCAGCATCGCGGCGTTCATATCTTCCCCTTTGGTCTGCTGAACCATGCCGGCGCCCATCAGGCGAGCGAACATCTGGAGGAAACCGTCCCCGCGTTCCGCCATGTCGGCCGCCATTTCTTCGGGGCTCATGTCGGCATGGACGAAGTTTTGCGGAGTGTAGTCGATCTGTTCCAATTGGAATTCGAGACCAAGCATGTCCTTCATGCCGTTTTGCAAGCCGCTGACGGCGCTACCGTTCTTCTTGGGGCCGCCTTTGGGGATGCGAGTCCCCTTGGGAGCGACAATTTCATACAAGAGCGCGTCGTAGTTCTTGAATTCTTCGTTCAACTGGTCGTAGTAGGCCTGTTCGCCGATGTGGACGGCGCCAACCAGATCGACATAGACGCCAGGCTGCTGGGGATCGGCATAGCGAACGATCGCCGTCTGCAACGCATCCGGCTTGCCGCTAGCGTTTTCATGAATGCGGAGAAATGTCGGCGCCGTCTTCTCCTCGGCCGATTTTTCCGTCGCTTCCTCGGCTCGAGCCGCTAGCAGGGCGGAGCTGAATTGAAAAATGAGGGCGAGCAACAGAGTCAGCTTGGATCGGACGGACATCGCGATCTCCGAAGATGGGAGGAAAAGTACTTATTCCAATATAGAACCGACCTGCCAACCGCTCAATGAATGGGGCGGCGCGATCGTTGAAATCGAAGCATCTTTCCTATTTTTACTCGGCGGCCTGTTTTCGTGCGAGAGTCTGCGGATTGCACCGGTTTTTCGGCAGAGAAAGACATTCTCGCTTAACTCAGGTCAACGGGAATTCCGATACTACCGGCACAGCAAGATTTTTCCGAACAATTTGCGGTAGGCAAAGCCGCGAGCGCTGAAGCACTTTACAAGGTATAACCGGAACATGTTAATGAACCGCAAAATGCTCTGGCTACTCTTCGTCGCAGCATATTCGCTCGCGGCGTCGACGGCGTTTGCCCAGTACGACCAGGTCTACCCCGGTTTTAATACGCCTTTCACCGACATGCCGATCGAAGACTACGACTTCCAGTGGTTCGCTCCGCCGATCACGGAAGTTTATGGTCAGGACGGCATCGACCCGAAGACCGGCCCGTTCTTCGACTACCACCGCGTCTACCTGAACGTGACCCGCGGCGAAGCGGCCCCGGATAACGCCCAAGGGGACGTGACCTGGGGCAACAAGCTCGACATGGGCTGGATGTCGGAAGAGGGGCACGGCTGGTTGCTCCGGACGTTGCACATCGACGGCCCGCAGGTCGCCGAACGGAACGTCGGTTCGACCATCAGCGTCGGTTTGAACAAGGTCTGGCGTCTCGATCCGTACCACAACGGCTTCTGGGTCGAACCGATGATCGGCGTTCGCTACTTCCAGTTCAAAGATCAGTCGCTACGGGTCACCTACGACTACTTCCCGATTATCAACACCTGGATCATCGACGACACCCATCTGGCCATGGAAAACAACATGCTGCTGGGTCAGGTCGGGGTTCGCATGCACACCCATCGCGGCCACTGGAAACTGTACGGCGAATGGGAAGTGTTCGGCGGTAACAACTGGGTCTACCGGATGCAGCAAGAC is part of the Blastopirellula sediminis genome and harbors:
- a CDS encoding sugar phosphate isomerase/epimerase family protein; protein product: MRVPLLAINQLTTFRWSFETDAQRIAEAGIPGIHVWRQKLVDYGVEKGAHLLEEYGLKPVALSWAGGFTGSDGRTFADALSDGKLAIEQAAELQAPVLVVHSGSRGGHTVNHARRLFLSALGELLPLAEEHGIQLAVEPMHPAAGAEWTFLQSLADAIELTKKFDSAHLKIVADVYQLFGEKNLIEQLKKAAPHLALVQLADADEAPMGEPDRRPLGSGKLPLREIVAALRSAGYEGAFDIELMGLAIENSDYQQLITQSRGYFNDIFGATTSEKSLPAK